The sequence below is a genomic window from Bacteroidales bacterium MB20-C3-3.
ATTATCTGATTGTAAGGAATTAAGCTCTTTTGAACTGGACTCTTCCGCTGTAAAAAATTTAGACTTGTCTGATATGAAGCATCTATATCAGTTATCATGCTACAATGGGGATTTAAAAACACTAAATGTTTCCGGCTGTGACAGCCTTAGGTTTATATTCTGTAACGATAATAAAATCGAATCCATTAATCTTACAAATTGCCGTAATCTTACAGAGTTATTTTGTCACAGAAATAACTTAAGGGCATTAGATGTATCCGATTGCGATTCGCTGAAAATTTTATGTTGTTACAGAAATCCACAATTAACAGCTCTTGATGTTACTCATAACCTAAAATTGGAATGGATTCAGTGCTCCAATACAGCTATACAAGAATTGGATATAAGTAGATCGGAAACAACCGAGTGGGCAGATAGCGAATGGGGAGAACCAATTAAGGTTCCTGGAGCCCTGCAAGGCTTTAAAACATTGTGGATAAATGAGAATCAGAAAGTGGAATTTTATGAGTATGAGGACAGTGTGTACAAATCAGTATTCAAACCTATGAAAGATAAAAATTTTGATAGAACCAAGTTACTTGTAAAAAGATGGGATGAATCAAGACAAGAGTATGTAAACGAATCTTCTCAGAAAGATTTTAAAGCCAACTTGGAATTTAAAATCAAAGTACGCAATTAAACCCATTTAAAATCTTTGATTATGAATAGTAGCGAATTTATTTGCAAAATGTGCTCACAATCAAAATTATCTAAAGATGGTTTACGGGCATACTGCAAAAAAACAGGCAAGGGAGTCTCTTCCATGTCGGTTTGTGAGTGGTTTGCCCCTTATGAGACTTTAGAGAATATAGTTTTGCCTGTAAATAAATATCCAAACCTTACACTCTTCACCTTTAACGGATGCGGGGTGGGTTTTTCCGGAAAGTTTAACAGATCCGGTTATGCATATGATACCGTAAGGTATGTAAAGGTGTTATTTTTGCCTGTTATCCCTATTGATGCATACAGGGTATATAACCTTGGGCTCAGCAATAACTCTCCGGTTATAAGGGAGTTTATTGTAATAGATAAGATACCTCTAAAATTCTTATATATCCGCAAAACACTGACAATAACAATCAGTATTGTCGTTATTATTCTTTTATTGTGGGCTCTCTTAACATTTATGATCACAAGAGGAACCCTAAATTGAATTGACCGTAATTTAACTTTTTTGAATGGGAAGGTTCTATAGTTGTATTTAAACTCTACTTAATTGAGGGTTGTATACTGGGTGCCATGCTTACGCGTGATATATCAATTTTGTATTAACATTAGAAAAATTAATTACGAATTAAGAAATGTATTCATTACTATCTTACTTCGTATAAGAGCACTCCTTATGTCTGATATTCAGATTATGTTTCACAACTGAACCTGAATGAACCTTTGTTTTCTTACAATTGATAAAGTTGATATATAACTTTACTTCACTCTCATATTACTAGAGTCTATTGTATGAAAAGCCTCAAATTCCGTGTTAATTCAAATTATCGATTAGTAATCGTCTTTTTTTTCACACTCTTTATGCCACTTTTTTATGGTTGTGCTGTTGGCAAAAGAACGACTGAAGTAATGAATGCCTGGAACGGGAGAAACATCTCTGAAGTAATCCAATCCTGGGGACCGGAAACAAGAACCTCCTCCGATGGTAAAGGAGGTATCATATACACATGGATAACAACATGGAGTAAGATTGCTTATGTTGATACAGGTGGAACTTATCAACCTCCAAGAAATTTAAGTTGCCGTCAAAGTTTCTATGTAAATAGAAATGGGATAATTTATTCTTGGCAATGGTAAGGTAACTGTCGGTAGAGATTATAATTTGAACAGAATCAATTTTTACGAGTTATGAATTTTTTTAAGATCTTAAGAGTATCTCTCTTTTTGTTAGTTTGTATTGTACTTCAAATAGAATATATTCAGGTGATTGCACAAAATAATGTTTTAATAAATCAATTAGAAGAGAGAAATAAAAATGAACCCTCAAATCTTGATATAATTATTCAGCTTGCCAAATTGTATTATGATATTGACGGAATGATGCATAATGTTATTTTTTATGCTGATAAGGGTCTAAAAATTGATCCGGGTAACAATATTCTTTATGATCTGAAAATAAAAGGATTAATGAATATTGAGGAGAATAACAAAGCAATTTCGTTTATAAATTCAAACATAAGAAGAAAGGGTACTCCTTCTAGTTTAGATATTTTGAGGAGAGGTCAGTGCAAATTTAATTTAGGAAATAAAACAATGGCTCTTGAGGATTTTCAGTATGCTTATTCTCTTGATCCGAAAAATACTGAAATCCAATTTGCACTTGGGTATACTAAAGCAATTATAGCGGACGATAAAAACTTCTCTAATAAATACATTGATATGGCTCTAGAGAAGATTAAGAGTGGTGATAGCACTCTCTTTTTTAACAAGAATAATCTGGCAGATATCTATTACCGAAAAGCATTAAATTTAGAGAGAGAGGGTAACAAAGATGTTGCTGTAAAGTATATTGAAAAATCACTTGAACTTAATCCTTATAATCCCGATTCAAATATTTGGAATGGACGGCGAGATTTATTAGCCCACAGGTATCAATCGGCTATATATTATTTTGAAAATGCCATATCTGAACAAAACAGAGCATATAAGAGGTCGGATATTATGGGTTATATTGCTCTGTGTAAGTACTATATTGCGATATACAGACAAGATAGGTCATACAGATTATCAAAGGATGAGGCTTACTCTGCATTGATGAGTGCAGTGAATTCCGGTAATAGGTTTGGCGCCGTCTATCTTTTTTTAGGAAGGTTGATTTATGAAAAGGGAGGTGTTAAAGAAGCAGCAGATTTTTTTGCCAAAGCTATTGACAATGAATATAATGAACACGAGCAAAGCAAAGAGGCGGTTGATGGATGGTCTTTTCACACATTTATATCATATTATTATAGTGATGCACTGAATTATTTGGAATATAATGAAGAGAAATAGATTAAACATTTAATAAAATTATAAACATTTAATAAAATTATAAACATGCATAAGGATATTATCAATTGCTTACTATCTGTAATTGTTGTTACATTTTGCACATTGGAGTTGACTTCGCAAAACAGAAGCTGGGATTACAAAGGAGACTGGTCATGTATAAAGATAACTGAACCCTATGTTTATGTCAGAGTTGTTAGAGTGGGACCAGAAGAGGCAGGTCTCTACGGTGTTGAAAGGGCAAACGGAGAGGTTCTTATTGAACCGAAATATGACTACATCGCTTATTTTGATCCTAATGGATTGTCTGTAGTGCAAAAACAAAATAAGTTTGGTTATGTAAACTGGTTAGGAGATGAGATAACCAGAATTGATTATGACAGACCAAGATGGTGGGCTGATGATTGGAGATTTGTTAAAAACAGATCAGTCGTACGAAGAGGAAATAAATTTGGCTACATAGACAAAAACGGTAAAGAGGTTATTCCATTAAAATATACATTTGCAATTCCATTCAATAACTATGGAACTTCAGTTGTCTATACCGGAGATGCTGAAGTAGACCATAGCTTTGACGGGAGACCCAAGAGTTGGGAGAATTTGAAAGCAGGCGTAATCGATACTTCTGGGAACTATATTATAAGACCTGACCAATATGTAAGTATCTGGAAAGGGATTAATGATCATTGGGTTTGTTATAATCCGGATAAAAAGATAAGCTTTCTGAACCAGCAAGGGAAATTACTCCTCGCCTCAGATTTCAGCAATGCAGAAATTGTCTCTCACAGATACTATCTTGTGTCAAAAATAATCGGGCATAAGTATAGTAATTATGGGGTTATTAATAAGGATTTTTCAGTGATTATTCCGCCAAGTTATGATATGATACATCCATACGAATTCTCTGATGGAAAAATCATTTATATGTCAAGAATTAAATTCTCAGATAAGTATGTAATCTATTTTATTAACGAGAATGGCAGTTTACTTACATCCAAAAAGTATTTTTTTAAAAATATGGCAGGAGGATTTATAAACAGTATTTATGATGGTATGTGGGGTAACAGGATGCAGGTAGTAGTGGATGAAGATGATAAATGCGGATATATAGACATAAATGGATTTGAAACTATACCTTGTCAATATGATGCAGCAGAAAATTTTAGCAGATACAGCGGCTTAGCAGTTGTTTCAGATAAGTCAAAAAAATTTGGAGCAATTAATAAAGAGGGAAAACTAATAATTCCATTTAAATATGATAGGATATACAATGTGTGGAGAGATGGGGATAATTTACAGGTAGTGAGCTATATAGATGGGAACCCTGTGTCGGTTTATCTTGATTGTAACGGAAACGAACTATAGATTTTAAGACAATTTACTTACATTATTTATGAAAAAAATACTTTTATTATTAACCTTGAGTGCATGGATTGGTGTAACAGGGACTGTTCAGCAAATAAACACTGGTATTACAATTAATGGAATCACATGGTCAATTAAAAATTCCGGAGCCTCTAAACCAGAAGATTATGGTAGCTATTATACTTGGTCAGAAGCTCTGCGCGCCTGTCCTCAAGGGTGGCGTTTGCCATCAAAATATGAGTTAGAATTGCTTTTAAATGAATGGAATGGTTATGACCAGATTAATGGCATAAGTGGAGTGTTTTTTGGAGGGGATTCTAATAAAATATTCTTGCCATTTGCCGGATATAAGTATAACAATATGCTTTGCGATGATGATGATTCAGGATATTATTGGAGTAGTGATGAGTTTGAAAGATACAATGAGGCAGCATATTGTATTGAGTTTTACGGAGAAGATGGTGGAACAAGTTATAGGACTAAAGAGAACCGCTTCAGCGTTAGATGTGTAAAAATATAAAAAATCTGACACTCTATATTCCCATTTACGACTATAGTAGTATGCCTTATCTGAGCTTTAGATGCTTTAAGAGCGTAGGATTAATATTTTTGTATCTTTGTGAGTTAAAAGAACAAAAATGGCACTATTCGGATTATTCGGGTCAAAGAGCAAAGAGGAGAAGCAGGCGCTGAGTGAGGGGCTTGATAAGACCAAAAAGGGAATTTTTGAAAAGCTGTCAAGGGCAATCGTAGGGAAATCCAGGGTTGATGACGATGTGCTTGATGGTATTGAGGAGGCTTTGATTGCCTCTGATATAGGCGTGGAGACAACTCTCCGTATCATTGAGAGGCTTGAGGCAAGAGTTGCCAGGGATAAATTTATGAATACTGCAGAGCTAAACTCAATCCTCAGAGAGGAGATAGAGTGGTTACTGGATGCAGGTGATGAGATAGAGGGGCTGCCATTCGACTTCTCTATCAAGCCATATGTTATTATGGTAGTTGGTGTAAATGGAGTTGGTAAAACTACAACAATAGGCAAACTTGCCGCAAGACTCAAAGGATCAGGGAAGAGGGTAATTCTGGGGGCTGCTGACACATTCAGGGCTGCAGCGGTTGATCAATTAACCATTTGGAGCGAGAGGGCCGGTGTTGAGATTGTAAAACAGCAGATGGGATCCGATCCTGCCTCTGTTGCATTTGATACCATTTCCCGGGCAATAGCTGTTGATGCAGATGTTGTTCTTATTGATACAGCAGGAAGGCTTCACAACAAGGTGAATCTTATGAATGAGCTTACAAAAATCAGAAATGTGATGAAGAAGCTTATTCCTGATGCACCACACGATGTTCTTCTTGTACTTGACGGATCAACAGGGCAGAATGCCTATCAGCAGGCGAAGGAGTTTACAAAGGCTACCGATGTAACATCTCTTGTCGTTACAAAGCTTGACGGAACAGCTAAGGGCGGTGTTGTAATCGGGATATCCGATCAGTTTAAAATTCCGGTAAAATTTATTGGTGTTGGAGAGAAGATTGAGGATCTTCAGCTCTTCAACAAAAAGGAGTTTGTAGAATCATTATTCAGGTAATAATTTCAGTACAGATATGAAAATTTCGTATAACTGGCTCAGAGAGTATGTCAACTCTTCACTGACCCCCTCTGAAGCAGAAAAGATACTTAGCTCCATAGGGCTAGAGGTTGAATCGATGGAGAGTGTAGAGGAGATCCCCGGATCTCTTGATGGTGTAGTTGTGGGTGAGGTTGTAGAGTGCGGAAAGCACCCGGATGCGGACAAACTTAGCCTTACAAAGGTGGATGCAGGTGAGTCGGAACTGTTGCAGATTGTTTGTGGTGCCCCAAATGTTGCAAAGGGACAGAAGGTTCTTGTTGCAAAGGTTGGGACAACCCTTACCTTCACCTCGGGTGAGCAGGTAAAGCTAAAAAGAGCAAAGATAAGAGGTGTGGAGAGTGCGGGAATGATTTGTGCCGAGGATGAGCTGGGTATAGGGACATCTCACGATGGAATTATGGTTCTGCCTGCAGATGCTGTTGTCGGCACCCCTGCAAAAGAGTATCTCGGCCTTGAGACCGATACTCTTCTGGAGATTGGACTTACTCCAAACAGGGTTGATGCGGCCTCCCATATTGGTGTCGCCAGAGATTTTTCGGCCTGGCTGAGGTTTAACGGAACTGACTCCAGACTTGTGAAACCATCAGTTGAAAATTTTGAAACACTTGTAAAAAGTTCGGATATTACACCGGTAAAAGTAACGGTAGTTGCTGCTGATGGGGCTCCAAGATATGCCGGACTGACATTTGACAATGTAACACTGGCTCCGTCACCAGACTGGCTAAAAAAGAGGATCTCCGCTATAGGGCTCAGACCTATCAATAATATCGTGGATATTACAAATTTTATACTCCATGAGACCGGTCATCCGCTCCACGCCTTTGACTATGACAAGATTGCCGGACATGAGGTAATTGTAAGAAGAGCTAAAGATGGTGAGCGTTTTACAACACTTGATGGTGTTGAGAGAGAGCTGACAGCAGATGATTTGATGATTTGTGATGCTGAGAAGCCGATGACCCTTGCCGGGATATTTGGCGGAGCCGAGTCCGGGATAACCTCCTCCACAAAGAGGGTATTTCTGGAGAGTGCTTACTTCAATCCTGTATCAATCAGAAAGAGTTCAAAGAGACATCAGATTAAAACAGATGCATCATTCAGATATGAGAGAGGGGCAGACCCTGAAATGGTGCCATATGCAATAAAAAGAGCAGCAATTCTTTTTCAGGAGCTTGCCGGTGCTAAAGTTGCAGGAGATATTATCGACATCTACCCTGAGAAAATTGACAGAGCTGTAGTGGAGATAGATTTTGAAAGGGTTGAGAGACTAATAGGAAAGAGAATAGGCAGAGAGAGTATACTTAATATTCTTGAGTACCTTGAATATGATATTCTTAAATCAGATAACACCGGAGCCTCTCTCTCTGTACCTTGTTACAGGGTGGATGTAACCAGAGAGTGTGATATAGTGGAGGATGTTCTCAGAATATATGGATATAACAATGTTGAGATTCCTGAGAGGATGGTTGCATCCATTACTCCCGGCCATAAACCTGATCCGGAGAGTGTTAAGGAGGGGTTATCGGCATTTCTGGCGGCAAACGGATTCCATGAGATAGTGAACAACTCACTTACAAAAGGAGAGTACTACTCAAAACTTAAAAGTTTTCCGGAGGAGAATCTGGTTAAGATTCTGAATCCTCTGAGTTCAGACCTTAATGCAATGAGACAAACTCTGCTCCTTAGCGGGCTGGAGGTAGTATCATACAATATCAACAGACAGTCATCAGATCTCAAGCTTTTTGAGATAGGGAATGTATACTCCTATTCACCTGCAGATGATGGTGATTTATCTCCTGCTCTGAATCTTAAGTCATACAAAGAGGGGACAAAAATCTCCCTTATTGTGACCGGACCAGGTGTTCAATCATGGAGAACATCGGCAATTCCTGCAAGTTATTTCACTCTTAAGGGGCAGCTTGAACTGCTTCTTAGAAGATATGGGATTGAGCCTGCAGACCTTGAGTACTCAAGTGCTCCGTCAGATATTTTCTCTGAGGGTCTCGTTTATAAAACTCAATCCGGAAAGGAGATAGGGGTGATGGGGACTATATCTCAAACTCTTTTAAAGAGATTTGGTATAAAACAACAGGTCTTTGCAGCTGAAATTTCCTGGGATATCTTGTTCCAGCTTATAAAAAAACAGAAGGTGCTCTTTAAGGAGATGCCTAAATTCCCTGAGGTTAAGAGAGATCTTGCGCTCCTCCTTGATGAGGGAGTTAACTTTACAGAAATTCGCAAAAGTGCATTTAAAGCTGAGCGGAAGATTCTTAAAAGTGTAACTCTATTTGATGTTTACAGAGGTGATAAGATTCCTGAAGGGAAAAAACAGTATGCCATAAGTTTTGTTTTGCAGGATTCTGAAAAGACCTTGACAGACAAATATGTAGAGGAGACTATGTCTAAACTGCTCAAAAATTTTGAGACAAATTTTGGAGCACAGCTCAGATAGGTTATCACCGGCAGAATATCGATAATGGAGAAAATCCGGAAATATCTTAATCTTGTAAAGTTCTCTCATACAATCTTTGCAATGCCCTTTGCCCTTACAGGTCTCTTTCTGGGAACTGAGAGGGGAGGGGGCCATTTTTCGTGGAGCCTCCTGGGACTTGTAATATTGGCAATGGTCTTTGCAAGGAATGCTGCAATGGGATTTAACAGATGGGCAGACAGAGAGATTGATGCCCGCAATCCCAGAACTGCTTCAAGAGAGATTCCCGCCTCAGAGATATCACCATCATCTGCTCTGCTTTTTGTTTTGATTAATGCTGCACTTTTTGTTGCTGTAGCAGGTTTTATCAACAAACTAGCCCTACTTCTTTCACTCCCGGCTCTTATAGTACTGCTTGGTTACAGTTACCTTAAGAGATTTACACCGCTTTGTCACTATGGAGTGGGCCTTGCCCTGGGAATTGCACCATCAGCTGCCTATATTGCAGTTACAGGGACTCTCTCTCTTGCAGCAGGGCTGATTTCGCTTATAGTGTTTTTCTGGTCAGGAAGTTTTGATATTCTCTATGCAATTGCAGATGAGGAGTTTGATAAAGAGCAGGGACTGCGTTCAATTCCGCAAAGCGTTGGAAGATGGTGGTCACTATTTATCTCTGCAGCAGGTCATACAATTGTACTTCCGCTGCTTGTTATACTCTACTATACAGGAGATTTTGGTTACCTCTATATAACCGGAGCCTCAATATTTTCGCTTCTGCTTATATACCAGCATATAATCGTAAAGCCGTCCGATATATCAAGGCTTAATGCCGCCTTTTTTACATCAAACGGCTTTGCTTCAGCAATTTTTGCAATTTTTGCGATAGCAGATCTGCTGATTAATTAGTTATTTTAATTCACCCATTAATCTCGCAACCGGGTATCTGTTGACATTTAATTCAACTGTTTTACGAACTTTGGACATAAAGAACTGCAGGATTGCATTTGGATCTTTTGCAAAGGCCGGGTCACTTCTCTTTTTCTCTTCAAACTCTGCCTTAAGCTTTGGATCTGCAGCCAGCATTTCACGA
It includes:
- a CDS encoding WG repeat-containing protein; the protein is MHKDIINCLLSVIVVTFCTLELTSQNRSWDYKGDWSCIKITEPYVYVRVVRVGPEEAGLYGVERANGEVLIEPKYDYIAYFDPNGLSVVQKQNKFGYVNWLGDEITRIDYDRPRWWADDWRFVKNRSVVRRGNKFGYIDKNGKEVIPLKYTFAIPFNNYGTSVVYTGDAEVDHSFDGRPKSWENLKAGVIDTSGNYIIRPDQYVSIWKGINDHWVCYNPDKKISFLNQQGKLLLASDFSNAEIVSHRYYLVSKIIGHKYSNYGVINKDFSVIIPPSYDMIHPYEFSDGKIIYMSRIKFSDKYVIYFINENGSLLTSKKYFFKNMAGGFINSIYDGMWGNRMQVVVDEDDKCGYIDINGFETIPCQYDAAENFSRYSGLAVVSDKSKKFGAINKEGKLIIPFKYDRIYNVWRDGDNLQVVSYIDGNPVSVYLDCNGNEL
- a CDS encoding FISUMP domain-containing protein, encoding MKKILLLLTLSAWIGVTGTVQQINTGITINGITWSIKNSGASKPEDYGSYYTWSEALRACPQGWRLPSKYELELLLNEWNGYDQINGISGVFFGGDSNKIFLPFAGYKYNNMLCDDDDSGYYWSSDEFERYNEAAYCIEFYGEDGGTSYRTKENRFSVRCVKI
- the ftsY gene encoding signal recognition particle-docking protein FtsY, with the protein product MALFGLFGSKSKEEKQALSEGLDKTKKGIFEKLSRAIVGKSRVDDDVLDGIEEALIASDIGVETTLRIIERLEARVARDKFMNTAELNSILREEIEWLLDAGDEIEGLPFDFSIKPYVIMVVGVNGVGKTTTIGKLAARLKGSGKRVILGAADTFRAAAVDQLTIWSERAGVEIVKQQMGSDPASVAFDTISRAIAVDADVVLIDTAGRLHNKVNLMNELTKIRNVMKKLIPDAPHDVLLVLDGSTGQNAYQQAKEFTKATDVTSLVVTKLDGTAKGGVVIGISDQFKIPVKFIGVGEKIEDLQLFNKKEFVESLFR
- the pheT gene encoding phenylalanine--tRNA ligase subunit beta, with translation MKISYNWLREYVNSSLTPSEAEKILSSIGLEVESMESVEEIPGSLDGVVVGEVVECGKHPDADKLSLTKVDAGESELLQIVCGAPNVAKGQKVLVAKVGTTLTFTSGEQVKLKRAKIRGVESAGMICAEDELGIGTSHDGIMVLPADAVVGTPAKEYLGLETDTLLEIGLTPNRVDAASHIGVARDFSAWLRFNGTDSRLVKPSVENFETLVKSSDITPVKVTVVAADGAPRYAGLTFDNVTLAPSPDWLKKRISAIGLRPINNIVDITNFILHETGHPLHAFDYDKIAGHEVIVRRAKDGERFTTLDGVERELTADDLMICDAEKPMTLAGIFGGAESGITSSTKRVFLESAYFNPVSIRKSSKRHQIKTDASFRYERGADPEMVPYAIKRAAILFQELAGAKVAGDIIDIYPEKIDRAVVEIDFERVERLIGKRIGRESILNILEYLEYDILKSDNTGASLSVPCYRVDVTRECDIVEDVLRIYGYNNVEIPERMVASITPGHKPDPESVKEGLSAFLAANGFHEIVNNSLTKGEYYSKLKSFPEENLVKILNPLSSDLNAMRQTLLLSGLEVVSYNINRQSSDLKLFEIGNVYSYSPADDGDLSPALNLKSYKEGTKISLIVTGPGVQSWRTSAIPASYFTLKGQLELLLRRYGIEPADLEYSSAPSDIFSEGLVYKTQSGKEIGVMGTISQTLLKRFGIKQQVFAAEISWDILFQLIKKQKVLFKEMPKFPEVKRDLALLLDEGVNFTEIRKSAFKAERKILKSVTLFDVYRGDKIPEGKKQYAISFVLQDSEKTLTDKYVEETMSKLLKNFETNFGAQLR
- a CDS encoding UbiA-like polyprenyltransferase; its protein translation is MEKIRKYLNLVKFSHTIFAMPFALTGLFLGTERGGGHFSWSLLGLVILAMVFARNAAMGFNRWADREIDARNPRTASREIPASEISPSSALLFVLINAALFVAVAGFINKLALLLSLPALIVLLGYSYLKRFTPLCHYGVGLALGIAPSAAYIAVTGTLSLAAGLISLIVFFWSGSFDILYAIADEEFDKEQGLRSIPQSVGRWWSLFISAAGHTIVLPLLVILYYTGDFGYLYITGASIFSLLLIYQHIIVKPSDISRLNAAFFTSNGFASAIFAIFAIADLLIN